A part of Lacibacter sp. H407 genomic DNA contains:
- a CDS encoding DUF6580 family putative transport protein: MKLNKTFVFTLAALIVVAALYRILPNRPLGFAPQIAIALFAGSIMKDKKYAFALPILSMFISDALYQVLYSAGLTSIKGFYGGQMTNYILFAGLTVMGFFINQKKAWQIGLGALAGPTVYFFVSNFLVWIGGGGYHHPKTMEGLMLTLTDGIPFYTGSLYATVVFCTMFFGGYALLTSSELKTAKA, translated from the coding sequence ATGAAGTTGAATAAAACATTCGTTTTTACATTGGCAGCATTGATTGTTGTGGCAGCGCTTTACCGCATCTTACCAAACCGTCCCCTAGGTTTTGCACCACAAATTGCGATTGCCCTGTTTGCCGGTTCGATCATGAAGGATAAAAAATATGCTTTTGCGTTGCCTATCCTTAGTATGTTCATCAGTGATGCATTGTACCAGGTGTTGTACAGCGCAGGACTTACTTCAATTAAAGGTTTTTATGGCGGACAGATGACTAACTATATTTTATTTGCAGGTTTAACTGTGATGGGTTTCTTTATCAATCAAAAGAAAGCATGGCAGATCGGTTTAGGTGCTTTGGCCGGACCAACGGTTTATTTCTTTGTAAGTAATTTCCTGGTGTGGATCGGCGGTGGTGGTTACCATCATCCAAAAACAATGGAAGGATTGATGCTGACTTTAACAGATGGTATTCCATTTTACACCGGCAGCTTATATGCTACCGTTGTATTCTGCACCATGTTTTTTGGCGGTTATGCATTGTTAACATCAAGTGAATTGAAAACAGCGAAAGCATAA
- the purB gene encoding adenylosuccinate lyase gives MELQNLTAISPVDGRYRNQLQHLDLYFSEFALIRYRVHVEIEYFLFLAEKKFFKLTAQQQKALKNVVVNFSVEQAVEIKNLESVTNHDVKAVEYFLKRELDSLQLSQHKEWIHFGLTSQDINNTSIPLLWKDALEQELLPAVSTLILSLKSFAKDWRNIPLLARTHGQAASPTKLGKEIMVFVERLENQLQQLSALPTSAKFGGATGNFNAHFVAFPKKDWVKFGNEFVEAKLGLQRQQYTTQIEHYDNLAAQMDGIKRINTILIDLCRDIWTYVSMDYFKQKIKKGEVGSSAMPHKVNPIDFENAEGNLGIANALFEHLSAKLPVSRLQRDLTDSTVLRNLGVPFAHSILSLKSIDKGLNKLLLNEEKIKQDLENNWAVVAEAIQTILRRENYPNPYEALKELTRGNAAITQKSMQAFIKGLKVSADVKKELSAITPYNYIGVNPKY, from the coding sequence ATGGAACTTCAAAACCTCACCGCTATTTCGCCTGTTGACGGACGTTACCGCAATCAACTGCAGCATCTTGATCTTTATTTCTCCGAATTTGCGTTGATCCGCTACCGGGTACATGTAGAAATTGAATACTTTCTCTTTTTGGCAGAAAAGAAATTTTTCAAACTTACAGCACAACAGCAGAAAGCATTAAAAAATGTTGTTGTCAACTTCTCCGTTGAACAAGCGGTTGAAATTAAAAATCTGGAAAGCGTTACCAATCACGATGTAAAAGCTGTTGAATACTTTTTGAAACGTGAACTGGACTCCTTACAATTATCACAGCACAAAGAATGGATCCATTTTGGACTTACCTCACAGGATATTAACAACACTTCTATCCCGCTTCTTTGGAAAGATGCGTTGGAGCAGGAATTACTTCCCGCCGTATCAACATTAATCTTAAGCTTGAAAAGTTTTGCAAAAGACTGGAGAAACATTCCGTTGCTGGCACGTACACACGGCCAAGCTGCATCGCCTACCAAACTTGGTAAAGAGATCATGGTATTTGTTGAGCGCCTCGAAAATCAGCTGCAACAATTGTCTGCTTTACCAACGTCAGCAAAATTTGGCGGCGCAACGGGAAACTTCAATGCACATTTTGTTGCCTTCCCAAAGAAAGACTGGGTGAAATTCGGCAACGAGTTTGTGGAAGCGAAACTTGGTTTGCAGCGTCAGCAATACACTACGCAAATTGAGCATTACGATAATCTTGCGGCGCAGATGGACGGCATCAAACGCATCAACACCATTCTAATTGATCTTTGTCGTGATATCTGGACCTATGTATCGATGGATTACTTTAAACAAAAGATCAAGAAAGGCGAAGTAGGCAGCAGTGCCATGCCACACAAAGTAAACCCGATCGATTTTGAAAATGCAGAAGGCAATCTTGGTATTGCCAATGCGTTGTTCGAACATTTATCAGCTAAACTTCCTGTTTCAAGATTGCAACGTGACCTTACTGATTCAACCGTATTACGTAACCTCGGCGTTCCGTTTGCACATTCAATCCTTTCATTAAAATCAATTGACAAAGGGTTGAATAAATTATTGTTGAATGAAGAAAAAATTAAACAGGACCTTGAAAACAACTGGGCCGTTGTGGCCGAAGCGATTCAAACCATTTTACGAAGAGAAAATTATCCAAACCCATACGAAGCTTTAAAAGAATTAACACGAGGAAACGCTGCCATCACACAAAAATCAATGCAGGCGTTTATCAAAGGGTTGAAAGTAAGTGCTGACGTGAAAAAAGAATTGAGTGCTATTACGCCTTATAATTATATCGGCGTTAATCCAAAATATTAA
- a CDS encoding acyl-CoA carboxylase subunit beta — MDIQFNKNEDVMKLSLTEMRKRLQKIYEGGGKKSIEKQRERNKLTARERIEYLRDADKPFIEIGAFAGYEMYAEQGGCPAGGTVAGIGYISGRQCVIVANDQTVKAGAWFPISGKKNLRLQEIAMENRLPVIYLVDSAGVFLPMQDEIFPDKEHFGRIFRNNARMSAMGITQIAAVMGACVAGGAYLPIMSDETLMVEGNGSIFLAGPYLVKAAIGEDVDAETLGGAVTHTEISGIADYKFKTEEECLDEVKKLMNKLGAKKKAGFDRITAKLPKKNPEELYGLFPADGKPYDMLEIIERIVDDSDFDQFKQDYGKTILCGYARIDGWAVGIVANQRTIVKNRKNEMQLGGVIYNDSADKAARFILNCNQKKIPLVFLQDVTGFMVGSRSEHSGIIKDGAKMVNAVANSVVPKITIVIGNSYGAGNYAMCGKAYDPRFIYAWPTAKIAVMGGEQAAKTLLQIQVAAMKAKGKEVSAEDEKTLLDEIKGRYETQTTPYYAAARLWVDEIIDPVETRRVISEGIHAADHNPDMDELRVGVFQV; from the coding sequence ATGGATATTCAGTTCAATAAGAATGAGGACGTGATGAAATTATCGCTTACCGAAATGCGGAAACGTCTGCAAAAGATCTACGAGGGTGGCGGAAAAAAATCGATTGAAAAGCAACGGGAGCGTAATAAACTAACTGCACGGGAGCGCATCGAATACCTGCGTGATGCAGACAAACCATTTATTGAGATCGGGGCGTTTGCAGGTTATGAAATGTATGCGGAGCAAGGCGGTTGTCCGGCAGGAGGTACTGTTGCCGGTATTGGTTATATAAGCGGCCGGCAATGCGTAATTGTAGCAAATGATCAAACAGTAAAAGCTGGTGCATGGTTTCCCATCAGTGGAAAAAAGAATTTGCGGTTACAGGAGATAGCCATGGAAAATCGTTTGCCGGTGATCTATTTGGTTGATAGCGCAGGAGTATTTCTTCCAATGCAGGATGAAATTTTTCCTGATAAAGAACATTTTGGCCGCATCTTTCGCAACAATGCACGGATGAGTGCAATGGGCATTACACAAATTGCGGCGGTGATGGGAGCATGTGTGGCAGGTGGTGCTTACTTGCCCATTATGAGCGATGAAACATTAATGGTGGAAGGCAATGGCTCGATTTTTTTAGCAGGGCCTTATTTAGTTAAAGCGGCGATTGGTGAAGATGTTGATGCCGAAACGCTTGGAGGTGCTGTAACGCATACAGAGATATCTGGTATTGCTGATTACAAATTCAAAACTGAAGAAGAATGTTTGGATGAAGTAAAGAAATTGATGAATAAGTTGGGTGCAAAAAAGAAAGCAGGTTTCGATCGGATTACAGCAAAACTTCCGAAAAAGAATCCGGAAGAATTGTACGGGCTTTTTCCTGCGGATGGGAAACCGTATGATATGCTGGAAATTATTGAACGCATTGTGGACGATAGTGACTTCGATCAGTTCAAACAGGATTATGGTAAAACAATTCTTTGTGGTTATGCACGAATTGATGGTTGGGCAGTGGGCATTGTGGCCAATCAACGAACCATTGTAAAGAATCGAAAGAATGAAATGCAGTTGGGTGGAGTGATCTATAACGACAGTGCGGATAAAGCGGCCCGTTTTATTCTCAATTGTAATCAGAAAAAAATACCATTGGTGTTTTTGCAGGATGTAACCGGCTTTATGGTGGGCAGCAGAAGCGAACATAGTGGTATCATTAAAGATGGCGCTAAGATGGTGAATGCCGTAGCGAATAGTGTGGTGCCTAAGATCACGATAGTAATAGGAAATTCTTATGGTGCCGGTAATTATGCCATGTGCGGTAAAGCATACGATCCACGTTTTATTTATGCATGGCCAACAGCGAAGATTGCGGTGATGGGTGGGGAGCAAGCCGCAAAAACATTGTTACAGATACAGGTTGCTGCTATGAAAGCAAAAGGAAAAGAAGTGAGTGCAGAGGATGAAAAGACTTTGCTGGATGAAATAAAAGGCAGGTACGAAACACAAACGACGCCTTACTATGCAGCCGCACGGTTATGGGTAGACGAAATTATCGATCCTGTTGAAACCCGCCGGGTGATCAGCGAGGGAATTCATGCAGCCGATCATAATCCGGATATGGATGAGTTGAGAGTGGGAGTGTTTCAGGTGTAA
- a CDS encoding YraN family protein, with the protein MAKHLETGRQGEELAAEWLLAQGFVILHRNWKHSYFELDVIASKDNILHFIEVKTRTSDTYGHPEEGVTAKKLERLMNAGEEFLYQHPEWKRIQYDILSIRLHRFKAPEYFFLEDVS; encoded by the coding sequence ATGGCAAAACACCTGGAAACCGGCAGGCAAGGGGAAGAGTTGGCGGCTGAATGGTTGCTGGCACAGGGTTTTGTAATTCTTCACCGCAACTGGAAGCATTCGTATTTTGAATTAGATGTAATTGCGTCAAAAGACAATATCCTTCATTTTATTGAAGTAAAGACAAGAACGAGTGATACCTATGGTCATCCCGAAGAGGGTGTAACAGCCAAAAAACTGGAACGGCTAATGAATGCAGGCGAGGAGTTTTTGTATCAACATCCCGAATGGAAACGCATTCAATATGATATTCTTAGTATACGCCTGCACCGATTCAAAGCGCCGGAATATTTCTTTTTGGAAGATGTTTCTTAG
- a CDS encoding menaquinone biosynthetic enzyme MqnA/MqnD family protein, with product MNKIKIGAVSYLNTKPMMYGMQSASFLATHELVPDYPSKVAAMLKSGEVDVALVPVALLPELPHYHIVSDYCIASDVEVASVCLFSEVPVEEVTTVYLDYQSRTSVALAQILMKEFWGIHPELINATDESYRTKITGTTAAVVIGDRALEQRRLSTYVYDLASEWRAMTDLPFVFAVWVSIEPMSNDWIKQFNAANAEGFTLLDEIAEQQKYPVYDLKKYYTNNISYLLDDEKRKGMKRFLDFLQV from the coding sequence TTGAATAAGATAAAAATTGGAGCCGTCAGTTATTTAAACACAAAGCCCATGATGTATGGGATGCAGTCGGCAAGTTTTCTGGCGACGCATGAGTTGGTGCCCGATTATCCTTCAAAAGTGGCGGCGATGTTGAAGTCGGGAGAAGTAGATGTGGCGTTGGTGCCTGTGGCCCTGCTACCTGAGTTGCCGCATTATCATATTGTAAGCGATTATTGTATTGCATCGGATGTTGAAGTGGCATCTGTTTGCCTCTTCAGCGAGGTACCCGTGGAAGAAGTGACAACTGTTTATCTCGATTACCAAAGCCGGACATCGGTAGCACTGGCGCAAATATTGATGAAAGAGTTCTGGGGTATACATCCGGAGTTGATCAACGCTACCGATGAAAGCTATCGAACAAAAATAACCGGTACAACTGCTGCGGTGGTCATTGGCGACAGGGCGTTAGAGCAACGTCGACTCTCTACTTATGTGTACGATCTTGCCAGCGAATGGCGTGCTATGACCGATCTGCCATTTGTATTTGCAGTTTGGGTAAGTATTGAGCCAATGAGCAATGATTGGATAAAACAGTTTAACGCTGCAAATGCGGAAGGTTTTACATTGCTGGATGAAATAGCCGAACAGCAGAAGTATCCTGTGTATGATTTAAAGAAATACTATACAAACAATATCAGTTACCTGTTGGATGATGAAAAGCGGAAAGGAATGAAACGCTTCCTTGATTTTTTACAGGTGTAA
- a CDS encoding LytR/AlgR family response regulator transcription factor: protein MVKVLTVDDEPKNLRIIKELLRVYCPNATHIGEAGNIELARQMINELQPDLVLLDIEMPHGNAFDLLDSIMPVNFEIVFVTAFDSYTLKAFKYSALDYILKPVNIDELKAVIAKAEQRVHAKNINQQLSLLMQNLKQPSAGLQKIAVPTFKDQLEFIETDTILYCEANGAYTFIFTTDGQKLGSSKSLKEYEELLPDSIFFRLHHSHLINLNKIRKYHKGRGGEVEMENGAYLEVATRRKDEFLKRIGY, encoded by the coding sequence ATGGTAAAAGTATTAACTGTTGATGACGAGCCAAAAAATCTGCGGATCATTAAAGAGCTGTTACGGGTGTATTGTCCGAATGCAACGCATATAGGTGAAGCTGGCAACATTGAGCTTGCCCGTCAAATGATCAATGAGTTACAGCCCGACCTTGTATTGCTGGATATTGAAATGCCACATGGGAATGCGTTTGATCTGCTCGATAGTATTATGCCTGTAAATTTTGAGATCGTGTTTGTTACGGCATTTGATTCTTATACATTGAAGGCATTCAAGTATTCTGCACTGGATTATATTTTAAAGCCAGTGAATATTGATGAACTGAAAGCCGTAATTGCAAAAGCAGAACAGCGGGTGCATGCAAAAAATATTAATCAACAGTTGAGTCTCTTGATGCAGAATTTAAAACAACCCTCTGCCGGTTTGCAAAAAATAGCCGTGCCTACCTTCAAAGATCAACTGGAGTTTATTGAAACCGATACAATTCTTTATTGTGAGGCCAACGGAGCCTATACATTTATTTTTACAACCGATGGGCAGAAACTGGGCTCCTCTAAAAGTTTAAAAGAGTATGAAGAACTTTTGCCCGATAGCATATTTTTCCGCCTGCATCATTCTCACCTCATCAATTTGAATAAAATCAGAAAGTATCACAAAGGAAGGGGAGGGGAAGTGGAAATGGAAAACGGTGCATACCTGGAGGTGGCTACCCGTCGAAAAGATGAATTCCTGAAGAGGATTGGTTACTAA
- a CDS encoding sensor histidine kinase has protein sequence MTGKRAQHIIYCYFLFLFICLTGNLHAQELRYSFKNYTTSDGLPSSEVHKVWRDAKNYMWFATDHGVCRYNGYRFETFNLPDNSILGLYEDYKKRIWVHSFSGQLFYYENGKFEEYKWNSKLVDVIKPGVINALYVDSSDALYISSTGPHTYMVSKDGTIKDLLSIQNKIQYKAFPTTATRFFTYVSSYPGKFNIGEPLPVQKTNIAVRLGGKEVNITIPLIYRPERFRIRQFSNDKALFFSNEVLIWIYADGRFDLQKPAYRIYDIEEINGLFYMATEKGLLIQNKNGDVLAEYFSNKHITSLAKDHEGGLWFTSLLDGVFYLSSTRTRHLAKDGIIINRKINVLYNLADTGIVAGTFDGSVVQIIPGAVWDEVKIKAGQVVDIKQKDNSSFYVGVSLLGWPESLTRRYGRQFSYTLIPSLSNILLTDTVVIAGQNDNITRVNLNRVPELTLMVGKVSFRVSKVFLNDKNELLVGNLFGLWKYVDRELLLYDSSKPLLQSRITDIVEYKDQMLFLGTRGKGLLIADNDSVTQVTEADGLVSNNIRKIFIDDDRIWLATNKGLSLLTVLSTNPFSCNIKNINVQDGLLSNEINDVVKSGNYIVVGTNSGISYLDRNYFIKRENEPLPFYIRGVRLNGNLVDSGRLNKLGFKNRNLSVTYEALRFNNPGQLRYRYRLSGYDSTWFYTSDLQVQFNPLPYGEYVLEIQAKSELEDWNSSSNLISLPIVCHAPFWSSAWFWIFIFSLIIFLLVLSFRNRIRFIRQKEKEEKELQKRISESEQMALKAQMNPHFIFNSLNSIQQYVIDRDVEGANSFISGFSKLMRQTLEFSSKERISLEEEIAYLSNYLDLEKARMESSFLYKVIVQTEQPPSQLDIPPLLLQPYVENALRHGVRYLKAGEGLITLSFQEYPGVLLCTIEDNGVGRGRAMELKAVNPIEYQSRGMSLTAERIALLNEEKEKKIEVVIEDLKDENGKASGTRIQVLFPI, from the coding sequence ATGACCGGTAAACGGGCGCAACATATTATCTATTGTTATTTTTTATTCCTGTTCATTTGTTTAACAGGCAATCTTCATGCGCAGGAGTTACGTTATTCATTCAAAAATTATACAACATCAGACGGACTGCCGAGCTCTGAAGTACACAAGGTATGGCGAGATGCAAAAAATTACATGTGGTTTGCTACCGATCATGGAGTGTGCCGCTACAATGGTTACAGGTTTGAAACATTTAATCTGCCTGATAATTCGATATTAGGTTTGTACGAGGATTATAAAAAGAGAATATGGGTGCATTCATTTTCGGGCCAGCTCTTTTATTATGAAAACGGCAAATTCGAAGAGTACAAATGGAATAGCAAACTTGTAGATGTCATTAAGCCCGGAGTAATTAATGCATTGTATGTTGATAGCAGTGATGCGCTTTACATTTCTTCAACTGGTCCGCATACCTATATGGTTTCAAAGGATGGAACAATAAAAGATTTGCTCTCAATCCAGAATAAAATTCAGTACAAAGCCTTTCCAACAACTGCTACCAGATTTTTTACATACGTGAGTTCTTATCCCGGAAAATTTAATATAGGAGAGCCGCTACCGGTTCAGAAAACCAATATTGCCGTTCGTTTAGGCGGGAAAGAAGTGAATATCACCATACCTCTTATTTACAGGCCGGAACGATTTCGTATCAGGCAGTTTTCAAATGATAAAGCGCTTTTTTTCTCCAATGAAGTGTTGATTTGGATCTACGCTGATGGAAGGTTTGATTTACAAAAGCCGGCCTACCGCATCTATGATATCGAGGAAATCAATGGATTGTTCTACATGGCAACCGAGAAAGGGTTGTTAATACAAAATAAAAACGGTGATGTGCTGGCAGAATATTTTAGTAATAAGCACATTACTTCCCTGGCTAAAGATCATGAAGGTGGGTTGTGGTTTACAAGTTTATTGGATGGGGTTTTCTACTTAAGCAGTACACGTACCAGACACCTGGCGAAGGACGGCATTATTATCAACAGAAAAATAAACGTACTGTACAATCTCGCTGATACGGGTATTGTTGCCGGCACATTTGACGGAAGTGTTGTGCAGATTATTCCCGGTGCAGTTTGGGACGAAGTAAAAATAAAAGCAGGACAAGTTGTAGATATCAAACAGAAAGATAACTCTTCTTTTTATGTAGGTGTTTCATTGCTGGGTTGGCCCGAATCGTTAACACGACGATATGGACGCCAGTTTAGTTATACGCTTATACCGAGTTTGTCAAATATTTTATTGACGGACACTGTTGTTATCGCCGGACAGAATGATAATATTACCAGAGTGAATCTAAACCGGGTACCTGAACTTACTCTCATGGTTGGTAAAGTGAGTTTTCGTGTGTCGAAAGTATTTCTCAACGATAAAAATGAATTACTTGTTGGCAATCTGTTTGGGTTGTGGAAATATGTTGACAGGGAGTTGCTGTTGTACGACAGTTCGAAACCTCTGCTGCAATCCCGTATAACTGATATCGTGGAGTATAAAGATCAGATGCTTTTTCTTGGCACACGTGGAAAAGGATTACTGATAGCAGACAATGATAGTGTAACGCAGGTTACGGAAGCAGATGGGTTGGTAAGTAATAATATCCGGAAGATCTTCATAGATGATGATCGTATTTGGCTTGCAACAAATAAGGGATTGTCGCTTTTAACAGTACTCTCAACGAATCCATTTAGCTGCAACATAAAAAATATTAACGTACAAGATGGCTTGCTTTCCAACGAAATTAACGATGTGGTGAAGAGCGGGAATTACATTGTAGTTGGAACCAATTCAGGCATTTCTTATCTCGATCGAAATTATTTTATTAAGCGGGAAAATGAGCCATTGCCTTTTTATATAAGAGGAGTCCGGTTAAATGGCAACTTGGTCGATTCTGGCAGGTTGAACAAACTTGGGTTTAAAAACAGAAACCTTTCTGTTACATACGAAGCTCTGCGATTTAATAACCCTGGACAACTCCGTTATCGTTACCGTTTATCGGGTTACGATAGTACCTGGTTTTATACAAGCGATCTTCAGGTGCAATTCAATCCGCTGCCTTATGGTGAGTATGTATTGGAGATACAGGCCAAGAGTGAGTTAGAAGATTGGAACAGTTCATCTAATCTTATCAGTTTACCGATCGTATGCCATGCCCCATTCTGGTCATCGGCCTGGTTTTGGATATTTATTTTTTCACTGATCATTTTTCTTTTAGTACTGTCGTTCCGGAACCGTATTCGATTCATCCGGCAAAAAGAAAAAGAGGAAAAAGAGTTGCAAAAGCGAATCAGTGAATCAGAACAAATGGCATTGAAAGCGCAGATGAATCCACATTTCATTTTCAACAGTCTTAATTCTATTCAGCAATATGTTATTGACAGAGATGTTGAAGGGGCAAATAGTTTTATATCAGGGTTTTCAAAACTAATGCGTCAAACGCTTGAGTTCTCCTCTAAAGAACGGATCAGTTTGGAAGAAGAGATCGCTTACCTGTCAAATTATCTTGATCTTGAAAAAGCACGAATGGAAAGCAGTTTTCTGTATAAAGTGATCGTACAAACGGAGCAGCCACCTTCGCAGCTTGATATTCCACCTTTGCTTTTACAACCATATGTTGAAAATGCTTTGCGACATGGTGTTCGTTACCTCAAAGCCGGGGAAGGATTAATTACACTTTCGTTTCAGGAATATCCCGGAGTATTGCTGTGTACAATTGAGGATAACGGAGTAGGCAGGGGAAGGGCGATGGAGTTAAAGGCAGTAAATCCAATCGAATATCAATCACGTGGCATGTCATTAACGGCAGAACGTATTGCACTTTTGAATGAGGAAAAAGAAAAAAAGATCGAAGTAGTAATTGAAGACCTGAAAGATGAAAATGGGAAAGCTTCTGGTACGAGGATACAGGTTTTGTTTCCCATTTAG
- a CDS encoding glycosyltransferase, whose amino-acid sequence MLSVLICSINEELLRQVKENIAETVGVPYEILVWDNKASNDGICKVYNRLASDAKYPLLLFVHEDVTFETMNWGQKLAQKFEEDAAVGLIGVAGSRYKGKMYSGWYTSKKEMDVFNIIHTDGKHVNEMHNRPAPSTHYHDAVCIDGVFMMCRKNVWEQVGFDDQLLKGFHFYDIDFSVRASAVAKVMVVTDVTLVHYTLGGDYGSRWVKEAFIYHAAKEKHLPVSVGEIPAGFELQVAACWLDWLKDKPVSFSYRIQWVWRQQLWKYTSLWYAIAKFMLYRPTGLQYLHRLIKK is encoded by the coding sequence ATGCTTTCAGTACTTATTTGTTCAATTAATGAGGAGTTGCTAAGGCAGGTAAAGGAGAATATTGCTGAAACTGTTGGGGTGCCCTATGAAATATTGGTGTGGGACAACAAAGCAAGTAATGATGGTATTTGTAAAGTGTACAATCGTTTGGCAAGTGATGCAAAATATCCATTACTTCTGTTTGTGCACGAAGATGTTACGTTTGAGACAATGAACTGGGGGCAAAAGCTGGCGCAGAAATTTGAGGAAGATGCTGCAGTGGGATTAATTGGTGTAGCCGGCAGCAGGTATAAAGGAAAAATGTACTCTGGCTGGTATACGTCCAAAAAAGAAATGGATGTGTTCAACATTATTCACACAGATGGGAAGCATGTGAATGAAATGCACAACCGCCCCGCCCCATCAACTCACTATCATGATGCTGTTTGTATCGATGGTGTTTTTATGATGTGCCGAAAGAATGTGTGGGAGCAGGTGGGCTTCGATGATCAGTTATTAAAAGGATTTCATTTTTATGATATTGATTTCTCTGTACGTGCATCGGCAGTTGCCAAGGTAATGGTTGTTACAGACGTAACATTGGTGCATTATACGCTTGGTGGTGATTACGGTAGCAGATGGGTGAAGGAAGCATTTATTTATCATGCTGCAAAGGAAAAACATCTTCCTGTTTCTGTTGGCGAAATTCCTGCCGGTTTTGAATTGCAGGTTGCAGCCTGCTGGCTCGATTGGTTGAAGGATAAGCCCGTTTCATTCAGCTATCGGATACAATGGGTATGGCGTCAGCAACTTTGGAAGTATACTTCGCTGTGGTATGCCATTGCCAAGTTTATGCTCTATCGGCCAACCGGACTTCAGTATCTTCATCGGCTCATTAAAAAGTAA
- a CDS encoding FkbM family methyltransferase, translated as MSNNSFFNNLLKGFNHTVNRFIHNPYREVNISWLKLKILKHLPAGKLRHHNLSGKKVYFTNAQEFLFGLKEIFIDKAYSQQLPPNAVVVDCGSNIGLSIIYIKQLYPDATVIAFEPDEKNFELLQKNINSFQLNNVTLHKAAVWITNDPLQFTVTGTMGSSISTSSENGKTVTVQGFRLKDILTKKVDFLKIDIEGAEYEVLKDIVPQLQHVQNLFIEYHGTYEQNKELVEMLTILETNGFSFYIKEATSIYDHPFTKQKNPVHNFDVQLNIFCIRRKA; from the coding sequence ATGTCGAATAACTCTTTCTTCAATAACCTCCTCAAAGGCTTTAACCACACAGTCAATCGTTTTATACATAACCCATACCGGGAAGTAAATATCAGCTGGCTGAAACTGAAAATACTGAAACACTTACCGGCAGGAAAATTAAGACATCACAACCTATCCGGCAAAAAAGTATATTTCACCAATGCACAGGAATTTTTATTTGGATTGAAAGAAATCTTTATTGATAAAGCTTATAGTCAACAACTGCCACCAAACGCCGTTGTTGTCGACTGCGGATCGAATATCGGGCTTAGCATCATTTATATAAAACAATTGTATCCGGATGCAACAGTGATCGCCTTTGAGCCCGATGAAAAAAACTTTGAATTGCTTCAAAAAAATATCAACTCATTTCAGTTAAACAATGTTACACTCCACAAAGCTGCGGTATGGATCACAAACGATCCGCTTCAATTTACAGTAACAGGAACAATGGGCAGCAGTATAAGCACTTCCAGTGAAAATGGCAAAACTGTAACGGTGCAAGGTTTCCGGTTGAAAGATATCCTGACGAAAAAAGTAGATTTTTTAAAGATCGATATCGAAGGTGCAGAATATGAAGTACTAAAAGACATTGTACCGCAATTACAGCATGTGCAGAATCTTTTTATCGAATACCACGGCACCTATGAGCAGAATAAAGAGCTTGTTGAAATGCTGACAATACTTGAAACAAATGGTTTTTCGTTTTACATCAAAGAAGCCACAAGTATTTATGATCACCCGTTTACCAAACAAAAAAATCCCGTTCACAACTTTGATGTACAACTGAATATTTTTTGTATCCGAAGGAAGGCATGA